AACAGCTTTTCTGAATGGTGAATTAGAAGAGGAaatttatatgactcaacctgaaGGTTGTGTAGTCTCAGGTCAAAAGGAAAAGgtatgcaaacttttaaaatctttgtatggtttgaaacaagcaccaaaacaatggcatgaaaaacttgataatgttttactttgtgaaggtttttctaccaatgatgctgataaatgtgtgtattctagatctgaaaatggtgaatatgtcattatatgtttgtatgtggatgacatgctaatatttggtacatgcaatgatatagtttttaaaacaaaattgtttcttggatctaagtttgagatgaaagacatgggtgaagcaagtgtgattctaggagttaaaatcataaggaagggaaatagtatattactatcccaagaaaaatacactGAGAAACTTCTAAAGAAGTTTGGTTACTATGACTTTAAGTTAGTGAGTACCCCTTATGATGCTAActctaaattaaagaagaacaaaggagaatctatttctcaaactcagtatgctaagataattgggagcttattgcatttaatgagctTTTCTAGACCAGATATTGCTTATGCAGTAGGTAGATTGAGTAGACACACTCAATGTCCTAGTCAGGATCATTGGGAAGCACTTGCGAGACTCATGAAATACTTGAGAGGTACAATGGATTATGCCATTGAATATAGTGGATTTCCCGCTGTGCTAGAAGGGTAAAATGATGCTAACTGGATCTCTGATTCAGATGAGACAAAATCCACTAGTGGTTATGTATTTACACTTGGGGGTGGTGCAGTTACATGGAGATCAGCCAGGCAAACTATTATTGCAAGATCAACAATGGAATCTGAGTTTGTTGCTCTAGAAATGGCTGGTAGTGAAGCTGAgtggttgaaaaacttcttagcaaacattcctttaggaatgaaaccaaccccatctgtatcaatgcattgtgattgccaatcggcaatagctatagctaaaaataaaagctataatggaaagaatagacatatacaattgagacaCAATTTGGTGAAACAGCTGTTAAAGAGTGGAATGATTTCTATTGACTATGTCAAGTCAGAACGGAATTTGGCAGATCCTCTAACAAAACCCCTagggagaaaaatgattttagaaacaTCAAGGGGAATGGAACTTAAGCCACttgcaaacaaacaagtgatggaaacccaacctttgtgattggagatcccatgaataaggttcatatgGGTAAAAACAAGTCACTTGTTAGTTTTGCTAGCACtaatattgattttaaatcaattttgtccATTCCTATGGTGTGTGTGAAAGTGCTAGATACTGCATTATCGAGAGGATAaactttgtggttaaaattcagaggtaaaagagttttaacgatttacaaagttttaatgattttcatatcccTTATGGGTGGTGTATAATTTGCAGTATACACTTGATGAAATCACCTATATGAGTGTCAAGTGGGGCCGCTTGCATGAGATATTGGCAAGATCTCTATAGCACTCATGAATACCGGGCACGCGCATGGTCTAGTAGCGCAACACAGCGATAACAGCAAGTAATGTGGGGGTGTATTGTGATTGATAAACCTCTAACACATACTAAGTGtcttggttcatatagcttgctataccaactacactatgtgttacgttcatcaatctaagactggttcatatagcttgctataccagatttgatgcattacatcttagatgaacccaattttttttctttttctctttatctttatcttttgcaatatgTGGGGGATTGTTGCAAAACAGATCCATGATattgcaaaataaaaaacataaaaaaacagAGTATGTGCAGATCTTTCGGAGGTAGTGGAAAATGTTACCGTTGCAGAGTTTCTCGGAGGTAGTGGAAGGGAGGTTGTGGAAGAGGTTGTGGAAATGCAACAACTCTGCGAAATATCCGAAATCCCTTACCGTTGCGAGATAGGGTTTCCCTTTTTCGTTTGCAAGTTGGGTCTTCCACCTTTACCGGCACGTCTCCGGCGTCACCTCCACCTGAACCGCACTCTCCTCTTCTAGTGGGTTGTTGAGCTTCTCACCTTGCCTATAAATAAGAGGCACGAGAATCTTTACCTCTCCTTTTTCAGCAACTAAAAGCTGCAACCTTTCCTCTTCCTCCCCTTATTCacacttttctctttctctctcttcattcattattttactttattatatattttttttctggatACATTGGGTTCTTACTCTATCAGGAGTAACCTGCTAGTTCTGATCTTCGGAAATCTCCGAGAAGTTCCTGTTGAATTCTGGGAGACTTGCGCAATACACCGCGAataagtccttacggacagtgattactcacgCTTCGGGAAACCAATTTTGTTCGTTTTTAAGCCTATATTACTACAATTTGTTTATAGTTGATTTTTATTATGTAAATTGTCTAACATCATCTAACATGTAGTTCGTCTATAAATTGTTCGTATAAATCTTTAGTAGATTTTTTAACATTTAGACTATCTATTCCtgatttttctttcttgtgTTTTATGGTTTGGTGGTTAccaattttttaatgattatagGTTTTTTATGGTGTCATTATTATTCTTTAATACCATATTACGCAATAACACGTGTTTTCACTGtactttattttcttcttttctatGTTTTCTGAATTTTAATTTCTTCTCGTTTTTAAATCaagttttcaaattattttaccATTTTTCTTTGCTATCAATGTTGTTAATGTTTCATTAGTTTTTTCCTTGGCAATCCTTATTCctctaatgcaaagaaacatgTTAAGTAGCTTTTCAGACAAAAATGGACAATATCATTcattaacaaattattaaaaatgttataaaaatttGTTATCAATGCatcatttcaatattttttcgattataaatattaatatttattgtaattgtAGTTTGAGGATATATACCTTTGAAACATGGAAAGCCATTGAAGCCTTTCTTGTTTGTTAATGATCTCAAAGACACCTTTATCGGTGAAATCATTAATCATGTGCCAAGAGTCAGAAATTGAGGAGTGGAGGCTTAACAATAATTAACTaaactttctttttcctttgtaaTTACAATTTCTTTTTCATCACTTTTGCAATCAGTGTAAGAAGTATACATCGAAATTCATTGTTCTCTGCACTCGAAACAAAAAAGTTATACCCTAATGATTATGTTGAGGAACTTTTCAACTTAGTTATACATCATGAATATTCTCCAAAAACAACTAAAGAATcattaatcaaataaaaaaggGTCTCTTTGGGCCTCCTGCACAACAAAAAAGCAAGAACAAAAGCTTTGGTCATGAGTATGCGTGCGGCGTGCGTATCACTAGTAATTTATAGAAACAGAAGGCAACAATAACAAGAAAAGAATAATGCAGTACCCAATCATTGTGCAGGAGACACTGTAAAGTTGTGTGTTTGTTAATTGGCTATCAAATAATTAGTACTTAAGTTGATGTGAGATGCTACCGAGATGATGATTAATGTAGCACAGATACTCTTACGATACATAGATATAAACACGGAGATACGTATTTAAGAGTTCTTTAGCTGTATACTGTGCAACAAAATTACATGTTAGCACCTCACAATAATGAAAAAGTAAAGttgaaaattaaacaaaaagaGGTTGAGAACAAAAGCAGAAGCAAGAAAAGCATTAAAGAGAAAAACAGACTACACTGACCTTTTTCGGTATGTGGGAAATGGTTTGTTTTATCAATCTCCATGAATAGAGTTCTTCAAACTGAAGTGACTCCCTTTTGTTGACCAAGTTCTGAACAGTGATAGGTGCATGCATGTAAGATTTTGGATTCTTAAGGGGTAAATAATTGTGATGATGACAATGACAAGAGAGAAGGGGGAAGAACATAAAACCAGAAAAGGTTGAGAGAGACTCATCATACAATGCAGTGAACGTATTCTGATTATTTTGTGTTCCAGAAATCTGTAGGCAATCTTAGACTTAGAATATTCAAGGTGGTCCAGAAGAAGTGCTCTTAACCTAGTGTATTATCTGTCTcctctttatcttcttttatatatatatatatatgttatcgCTGAATCTGGCTTTGTTTACGTGATAAATACTCTTCTTTACTCTTCTGTTGATAATTCAGAATTTTCTTAATTTGCTTTATAAAACCTCTTTAATACCAAGATCTGTGGACCATCGTTCTGCCTTTTACCTCGGACCAGATCCAATACTCTACATTTTGGCTAATGGGTTGATGAAATCAGTTTGTGTATGTTCAAAAGAAGGGTGAAACTAGTAGCATTGAACATATCAAGCAAGAATCTTGTATTTTGGAATTGAGAATGTACCTGAAATCCCATATTCAGTCCTTCTAACATCAGAAAAAACTTAGTTCGGTATATCCATGGGAATATGGCAAGAGTTCCTCCACCTCGATTCTGTTCTTAGAACAACAACTCATACTTTTCTTCAACCTTCCATGACTTGTCTCAACCTCTGCAGAAAATATGCCATAAACAGGCTTGTGATCCGAAAACCTTGATTCTCCACGGACATAAGATAATTGATGGAGACCTTCTCCATACCACAGTATACGATCACACCTATACAAAGGAAAATATCCACAATGGAATAAGTTgcaacacttaaaaaaaatcttttcatAATTGCTAAATTTCAAATGGGATTGGGATCTTTCTGCTTAATTCTTATGACTGAAGATGATCTTACCAAGCAGGTGTTCTCTTTTTCTCCTTTGGGTGCATGTCATCTCCTGCATATCTATCTGAATTAGTTGAATATTTGTATGTTGGAGGGAAATAAATCTTCCCTTCATTCCATCCCACGAATGCACGACCTCTCTTTTGCTCTATTCTCAACTGCCATGAATAACAATATAGATAATATAGATGATATAGATAATATAGataaactgtttttttttaagatttagaGTTTAAGGTTtaagataaaagagagaattaTAAATTATAGTTATATCAGCATACCTGGTCGTTTTCCAATAATGCTCTCCAGTTCTGCATCTCAACAAGAGCCTTAGCAGAACGGTAGGAGAGGACAATTCGATAATTCAAGTCTCCAAGCCATATAATTCGACTGAGGAAATGAATCCAAAGTTAAAACATGATGCAAAATTAGGCAAATGGAAGAAGGGTATCAAATTACATAAGCATGCTATGCTACTATTATTAGTCATACTACTATATGTAACAAGACACAAACACTGATACGGACACACTATTTAAAAGGCGTGTTTGAGTTTCATATTGTATACAAGCAAGTTCTTACTCATGCTGGAGGATTGTCTCCAGAGACTTCTCATTGTCAGCACCATGGACACGAGGAAACCTTGTCTTCTTAAGAATCTCAATCACATCAGAGTTTCTTCTTAGTTCATCACCTTCCTTCTGTCCTGAGGTTAAGTGGctacaaatgaagcaaaagcTTGTTTCATGCAGAGACATGCTAATTGAGATGGATCCCTGAAAACACACAGGCAGATTAATAACTCTCATGTGAACCAACAATTTCAATCATTCAACAAATTTTCCATGAATATATGAAACCAAAAGTTAAAACATTACCTTGTTTCCAAGATAACCCATCAATCCTCTGCCAACACATGATACTTTAATGTTTTTAACATGATCCTTCAATTCACTCCTCACCCATATGGTAAGAAATATTCCCACCATTTGCTTACTTGCAACAAGGCAGTGCCTGCCATGTCCATCTTCAGTAGTGGCAGGTCCACCATGAGACAAGGGTGAAAACAAGACTGTGTTTGGGGAATCTCTAAGGGCATTATCATCATCAGATAAACTCCATCTTGAATAGTCACTGGGTCTGGAGTAGTCACTTGCTCTGGAGTAGTCACTTGGCCTATAACCCCATCTGAAGCCTGGATCGAAATCACTTTTCCTATGACCAAAAATTACACGATCACAAACGCTGAATCTTCGATCTAGTTGAGGTTGCATGCTTGAAGGATCATCGTCAGTTCCCCAGCTGCTAGAACTTGTCTGGAACGATAGACGATGGAAGAATGATGGATTCTTCTGCCTAGACGATCCCTCAAAATCTGCATTTAACTCTACCACTGGCTGAGTGAGTGGAGAGGGTGTGTAATACCCTCCACCTCCACTAGAACCAGGAAGATTGTTTAAGGTCCTTCCAATGAGAGCAAGCCATTTTTTTGCAGGGTTGTTGTCTTCAGAGCCTAAGATATTACCAACATTCAAGGGAACTACCTCTTGAAATCTGTAACACAAATGTGTCGTTACTCATTAGCAACCAACCACTAGTGTTTGCTTGGAAAAAACATGACATTAACTAGTACAAAATGGTACCTAAGAAGAATTGTATAGTGATGACAGTGATGTCGAACATGAAAGCTTTATAAAAAGAAATCCTACCCAAGAACATAAATATCTGCAGGTGGTGAGGCATGAAGCCAATCATCTATACTCAAATTACTTGGTGGAGATCTTCCAGCCACATTCCATGTAGCAACAAAAACACTGCTCATAAGGTAAGTGAAGTGAGAAATTGGACTCATCAAAGCAAGATTTGTTTTCATGGTGAAAAAGTAAGGTCAAAGAAAAAGCATACCTGTAGTTATGGACATCGACAATTCGAGGATGGTCAAGACTAGCTCTGCCTCGCCTGACCTGCTCCGTGTTCCTCCCAATCTTCTCTGCACAATACAATGAGGATTGTAATTTGTAAACAGCTAAACACTTTGTAAAAATGTTAAGCTAAAAAGAACAAGACAAAAGAAAGAGGAAATTTCAAATGGGTAATTGTAGTGGgtaattcataaataattgtGTACCTGTTTTGCTCTTTTTGATTGTGCAAGGCTCTCTCTCAGAGAAGCTTTTCCTGCTTCTGTATTCTACTTCACCTCCTGGAGAAGGAATTAAGTTACAATGCATCAAATTACAATGCACtgagtaattttttttcaagaaaacaaaacGAGAAACCAACCTCCATAAGCAACACCATTTGATTGGAAGGAGTCCTCCTCTTTGCTTCTGATATTGAAGAACTTTCTGGCCATTCTCTTCGACCATGAGAGCTTCACAAGGCccaaacacacaaaacaatcAACAAGTTGCCAAAAATTGAAAGATGCAAACGACAACATGATCAAAACGATGAATTCCATTTCCCAAAGAACATAAAAACAAAACCGACAAGGACAACAAGAGTGTAAAAAACCTTGCTTTTTTTGGAATTCTGGTCTCCCATTGTTAATCTTGTACCTCACACAGCCCCTTATGCTAAATTCTCTTCCTGTGAAATCCCTTTTTCGGATTTCCACCCTCTTTCTTTCTTTGAGAGAATAGAAGAAAAGGAGAGACAACAAAATAGGTAGGTGAGTGTGGTGTTGTGTTTTGCTCTCTTGTGATGGCACAACCACACTCTTAAAAATGCAAGAACAAGGAAACAAGGTCCCAGTAAATATGCCACCAACTAGAAGCTTTTAGTATTTAATGCCTTTAACTGAGACGAGGAACAACACAATGCGACAAGCAAAGCAATAGAGAGAGTTGTGTTTCTCTCTCTTGGAAAAAACAGAGTTTCCTCATTCTCTGCAAAAACAACAATAGCATAAAATTTGAACAAAATAAAGCAGTGTGagagttaaatatatatatttattgaaatggTAACGATTGGGTCAGATGAACAAAGGCTG
The sequence above is a segment of the Phaseolus vulgaris cultivar G19833 chromosome 2, P. vulgaris v2.0, whole genome shotgun sequence genome. Coding sequences within it:
- the LOC137810357 gene encoding type IV inositol polyphosphate 5-phosphatase 7-like, which encodes MGDQNSKKSKLSWSKRMARKFFNIRSKEEDSFQSNGVAYGGGEVEYRSRKSFSEREPCTIKKSKTEKIGRNTEQVRRGRASLDHPRIVDVHNYSVFVATWNVAGRSPPSNLSIDDWLHASPPADIYVLGFQEVVPLNVGNILGSEDNNPAKKWLALIGRTLNNLPGSSGGGGYYTPSPLTQPVVELNADFEGSSRQKNPSFFHRLSFQTSSSSWGTDDDPSSMQPQLDRRFSVCDRVIFGHRKSDFDPGFRWGYRPSDYSRASDYSRPSDYSRWSLSDDDNALRDSPNTVLFSPLSHGGPATTEDGHGRHCLVASKQMVGIFLTIWVRSELKDHVKNIKVSCVGRGLMGYLGNKGSISISMSLHETSFCFICSHLTSGQKEGDELRRNSDVIEILKKTRFPRVHGADNEKSLETILQHDRIIWLGDLNYRIVLSYRSAKALVEMQNWRALLENDQLRIEQKRGRAFVGWNEGKIYFPPTYKYSTNSDRYAGDDMHPKEKKRTPAWCDRILWYGEGLHQLSYVRGESRFSDHKPVYGIFSAEVETSHGRLKKSMSCCSKNRIEVEELLPYSHGYTELSFF